A single genomic interval of Rhizobium leguminosarum bv. trifolii WSM1325 harbors:
- a CDS encoding peptidase A24A prepilin type IV (PFAM: peptidase A24A prepilin type IV~KEGG: ret:RHE_CH00203 prepilin peptidase protein) — protein sequence MIAAAVFLILPLCLAMAAFSDLFTMTIPNRISVILTASFLVLAPFSGLGLEMIGMHLAGAAIVFSACFALFAFNVMGGGDAKLLSATALWFGLNESLLFLMTDVAAIGGLITLLILLVRTQSNTILAIGLPVPNSVLLAKKIPYGIAIAIGGFMAFPSSPLFLAALESLK from the coding sequence ATGATCGCAGCTGCAGTTTTCCTGATACTGCCACTCTGCCTCGCCATGGCGGCGTTCTCGGATCTGTTCACCATGACGATCCCGAACCGCATTTCCGTGATCCTGACCGCCTCTTTCCTCGTCCTCGCGCCGTTCTCCGGCTTGGGACTGGAAATGATCGGCATGCATCTTGCCGGCGCCGCCATCGTCTTCAGCGCCTGCTTTGCTCTCTTTGCATTCAATGTGATGGGCGGCGGAGATGCCAAGCTGTTGAGCGCCACCGCGCTCTGGTTCGGTCTGAATGAATCGCTGCTTTTCCTGATGACCGATGTCGCCGCGATCGGCGGTCTCATCACCTTGCTCATCCTGCTGGTGAGAACGCAGTCCAATACTATTCTCGCCATCGGCCTGCCAGTGCCGAACTCGGTCCTGCTCGCCAAGAAGATCCCCTACGGCATCGCGATCGCAATCGGCGGCTTCATGGCCTTCCCTTCCTCGCCGCTGTTCCTCGCGGCACTGGAAAGCCTGAAATAA
- a CDS encoding Flp/Fap pilin component (PFAM: Flp/Fap pilin component~KEGG: rec:RHECIAT_CH0000247 pilus subunit protein), which produces MTKLFSRFLKDESGATAIEYGLIAALISVALITGATSLGGKIGNVFNGLSTKMDTSVTASGS; this is translated from the coding sequence ATGACCAAGCTTTTTAGCCGTTTTCTGAAGGACGAATCCGGCGCGACCGCAATCGAATACGGACTGATCGCCGCCCTCATTTCCGTAGCGCTCATCACCGGCGCAACGAGCCTTGGCGGCAAGATCGGCAACGTGTTTAACGGCTTGAGCACCAAGATGGACACCTCGGTCACCGCGAGCGGCAGCTAA